TTCCGAATTTTGCAGGAATGCTAGGATTCATTTTCATTTTATCTAGTTTTACCCAGAGCATAGAAAAAACAGACCCCATAGTAATGATATAAAAGGCGTTAAATACTTGTGTTTGTGCAGCTGTAATGTTCCAAAAGCCTAGGAAGTTTTCTCTATTTACATTTCTCTCGGCAAAGAGTGTGAGCGATGTCCCTGCTTGTTCAAAAAACGCCCAGAATATGATATTTAAAAGACATAAGATGATAAATATAATCATTCGGTCTCTTAATACTTTGCCTTCTTTAATACCGGCAGAAAGAAGTGTATATAGCACGTAGATAGCTACAGCTATCATCAAATAACCCACTAAATTATTATATTGAATTAAAATGTACAATAAAGGGATAATGGCAACTGATGCTAAAATTGTAATATGAAATCTTGTAAGTGGCCCCACAACTTTATTGTGTAGATTTGCTGGAGGCTCAGCAACGTGTCCGTATAATTTTCTGCCTGCATAGAAGATAAAGATACCGCAAAGCATTCCGATACCAGCCAATCCGAAACCATATTCGTAGCCGTAAACTTCACCTACCCATCCTGCTATAAGCGTAGCGAGCAATGCCCCAAGGTTAATTCCGATATAAAAAATGGTGAAACCAGAATCGCGTCTCACATCGTTATCTTCATAGAGTTTACCCACGATAGAGGAGATGTTCGCTTTAAAATATCCGTTTCCTACAATAATGATTGCCATCCCGATGTAGAGCCATGTGAGACCCGTGTCTTGCACGCTTGTGCCTAAAAAGTGTGGGCCGAGAATTAGCATTTCCCCAATCATCATCATAATTCCACCAAATAGCACGGAGTATTTGTACCCGAGGACATGATCGGCAACCCAGCCACCCAATACAGGTGCCGCATAAACAAGTCCTGTGTAGGCTCCGTAGATGGAAAATGCCGTAGCATCTGATTGCAATAAAGCTTTTACCACATAAAGTGTAAGCAACGTACGCATGCCATAGTAGCAGAAACGCTCCCACATTTCTGAAAAGAATAGCACGAATAATCCCGCAGGGTGTCCTAAAATCTCTTTCTGTGGAGCCCCATTCGGTAAGTTCTTTTGGTTTAATGAAATACTCATAGGTTTAAATTTATAAGTTTTTAAATATGTAATTACTGATTTTTCTGAATAAATGTAAGCGAGTGTTTCCGCCATAGATTCCATGGTTTTTGTCTGGATAAACCATAAAATCAAAATCTTTATTATTTTGCACAAGAGCCTCGTTCATCAACATTGAATTTTGCAAATGTACATTGTCGTCTGCCGAGCCGTGAATAAGGAGCAAATTCCCTTTAAGTAAATTAGCATAATTAAGAGGGGAGTTGTCCTCATAGCCCGCTTCGTTTTCTTGCGGTGTTTGTAGGAAACGCTCTGTATATACGCTATCATACAATCGCCAATTGGTTACAGGAGCCACGGCAATCCCCGTTTTGAAGGTGTCTGCACCTTTGGTCATCGCAAGTAGCGTCATGTAGCCCCCAAAACTCCAGCCAAACATACCGATTCTAGTTTTATCCACATAAGGTAAAGATCCGAAATATTTCGCGGCAGCGATTTGGTCTTCTAATTCTAATTTTCCAAG
This Ornithobacterium rhinotracheale DNA region includes the following protein-coding sequences:
- a CDS encoding peptide MFS transporter is translated as MAETLAYIYSEKSVITYLKTYKFKPMSISLNQKNLPNGAPQKEILGHPAGLFVLFFSEMWERFCYYGMRTLLTLYVVKALLQSDATAFSIYGAYTGLVYAAPVLGGWVADHVLGYKYSVLFGGIMMMIGEMLILGPHFLGTSVQDTGLTWLYIGMAIIIVGNGYFKANISSIVGKLYEDNDVRRDSGFTIFYIGINLGALLATLIAGWVGEVYGYEYGFGLAGIGMLCGIFIFYAGRKLYGHVAEPPANLHNKVVGPLTRFHITILASVAIIPLLYILIQYNNLVGYLMIAVAIYVLYTLLSAGIKEGKVLRDRMIIFIILCLLNIIFWAFFEQAGTSLTLFAERNVNRENFLGFWNITAAQTQVFNAFYIITMGSVFSMLWVKLDKMKMNPSIPAKFGIGLVLVGVGFLVPKLFPVSPIYTVSIWSLVLLYFCHTIGELFLSPIGLSMVTKLAPKNMTGTLMGAWFLSLAGANYVGGSVLAPLTGTGGSENATEVVLSPAQSLAQYLEVFGKFGYIAVACGIVVLLASPLLNKLMHGIR